In Risungbinella massiliensis, a single window of DNA contains:
- a CDS encoding spore germination protein → MRRISHPDRSQIKRSLLTETEVKQTKADGNPNLSEDIIQNSAITDDLISSKKSDCIAPKLDVSSIEKLMKSHDFVQFTCGPDHNIQVSYIRTLIDQDLLQRDILRYLDTEYKNLNEIENIISVQGKMITDQVQKVEKAMLEGGCLIQITFDPSSYLLVPIGKTEHRTIGIPEVEYSVVGPKDSFVESKDVNISLIRRRLPLSDFQLKELIVGRLTKTKVIVMHIAGLANSQLVDTVVNRIQHIEYDHILDSSYIAQLITDNPNSIFPQVINTERPDRAVAALTEGKVVIVVDGASQVLIAPTTGLEFISAFEDYFLNWIVASFFRIVRLFAVIFSIMATPSYVAILTYHYQMIPMDLLATLVSSRADIPFPPIVEALILEFAIELLREAGAKLPTKVGQTIGIVGGIVIGTASVEAGLTSNVLLIIVAVGALASFTTPIYTMGNTIRVLRFPFLIFAQLWGLLGIMISLGFLIAHLLRLRSMGNPYLEPIAPFRFRDFKDAIIRLPFSMQNRRPIETLPKDKNRFESNKS, encoded by the coding sequence ATGAGACGTATATCTCATCCAGATAGAAGTCAAATAAAAAGAAGTCTTTTGACTGAAACAGAAGTAAAGCAAACGAAAGCGGACGGCAATCCCAATCTATCAGAAGATATAATACAGAATTCAGCTATAACAGATGATCTGATCTCTTCTAAAAAGAGTGATTGTATTGCTCCCAAATTAGATGTGTCCAGCATTGAAAAATTGATGAAATCACATGATTTTGTTCAATTTACGTGTGGTCCTGATCACAATATACAAGTTTCCTATATTCGTACCCTAATTGATCAGGATTTGCTACAACGAGACATTTTGCGTTATTTAGATACAGAGTACAAAAACCTAAATGAAATTGAAAATATCATTTCTGTTCAAGGAAAAATGATAACAGATCAGGTTCAAAAAGTAGAAAAGGCGATGTTAGAAGGAGGTTGTCTCATTCAGATAACATTCGATCCATCTTCTTACTTACTTGTACCGATTGGAAAAACAGAACACCGAACCATTGGTATACCAGAAGTAGAATACAGTGTGGTCGGACCAAAAGATTCTTTTGTTGAATCGAAAGATGTAAACATAAGTCTGATTCGCAGACGGTTACCACTCTCGGATTTTCAACTGAAAGAACTCATAGTAGGAAGGTTAACCAAAACAAAAGTAATTGTTATGCATATTGCTGGATTGGCTAATTCTCAGCTAGTAGATACTGTAGTAAACCGTATCCAACATATTGAGTATGATCATATTTTGGATAGTTCGTATATAGCTCAGCTGATTACAGACAACCCTAACTCTATTTTCCCTCAAGTAATTAACACAGAACGTCCTGATCGAGCCGTTGCAGCTCTAACGGAAGGGAAAGTAGTAATCGTGGTAGATGGTGCATCTCAAGTCTTGATTGCCCCCACAACGGGACTAGAATTCATCTCCGCATTTGAAGACTATTTTTTAAATTGGATAGTCGCGTCTTTCTTTCGTATTGTTCGGCTATTTGCTGTCATCTTCTCGATTATGGCTACTCCTAGCTATGTGGCGATTCTTACTTATCATTATCAGATGATCCCGATGGATCTTTTGGCGACCTTAGTTAGCTCTCGTGCAGATATCCCCTTTCCACCCATTGTGGAGGCACTTATCTTGGAATTTGCGATTGAACTATTACGAGAAGCAGGAGCAAAGCTCCCTACCAAAGTCGGTCAGACGATCGGTATCGTGGGTGGTATCGTGATTGGAACTGCTTCAGTGGAAGCAGGTTTGACCAGTAATGTTCTCTTAATCATCGTAGCAGTGGGAGCTTTGGCTTCTTTTACCACTCCAATTTATACCATGGGTAATACCATCCGGGTTTTGCGCTTTCCATTTCTTATCTTTGCTCAACTTTGGGGATTATTAGGTATCATGATCAGCTTAGGATTTCTCATTGCTCATTTGTTACGGCTTCGATCCATGGGTAATCCCTATTTAGAGCCGATAGCGCCATTCCGTTTTCGGGATTTTAAAGATGCCATTATCCGTTTACCATTTTCAATGCAAAACAGACGTCCGATTGAAACCTTACCGAAAGACAAAAATCGGTTTGAGTCTAACAAGAGTTAG
- the thiC gene encoding phosphomethylpyrimidine synthase ThiC, producing the protein MNSFSFPASKKVYVQGSRPDIQVPMREIKLSSTHDWRGETPNEPIYVYDTSGPYTDPNINKDIRQGLAKLRHAWILEREDVEEYDGRKVLPIDNGYRSEDKINQQEVFPHTNYRPLRAKAGKNVTQMHYAKKGIITPEMEYIAIRENMSAEFVRDEVAAGRAIIPANINHPESEPMIIGKNFHVKINANIGNSAVSSSIEEEVEKMTWATRWGADTLMDLSTGKNIHTTREWVIRNSPVPVGTVPIYQALEKVNGKAEDLTWEIYRDTLIEQAEQGVDYFTIHSGVLLRYIPLTAKRVTGIVSRGGSILAAWCLAHHQENFLYTHFREICEILKTYDISVSLGDGLRPGSIADANDEAQFAELETLGELTKIAWEYDVQVMIEGPGHVPMHKIKENVDIQQQICQEAPFYTLGPLTTDIAPGYDHITSAIGAAMIGWFGTAMLCYVTPKEHLGLPNKNDVKDGVIAYKIAAHAADLAKGHPGAQKRDDALSKARFEFRWIDQFNLSLDPERAREFHDETLPAEPAKTAHFCSMCGPKFCSMRITHDIREYAEKNGMSLEDATQEGMKEKAEEFKETGAQIYK; encoded by the coding sequence ATGAACTCTTTCTCTTTTCCAGCTAGCAAAAAAGTATATGTACAAGGATCGCGCCCTGATATTCAAGTTCCAATGCGTGAAATTAAGCTTTCATCTACACATGATTGGCGCGGCGAAACTCCTAACGAGCCTATCTACGTCTATGATACGAGCGGTCCTTATACAGATCCCAATATCAACAAAGATATTCGTCAAGGACTTGCTAAACTTCGTCATGCCTGGATCTTAGAGCGTGAAGATGTGGAAGAGTATGACGGACGCAAGGTATTACCGATCGATAATGGATATCGCTCAGAGGATAAAATCAATCAACAAGAAGTATTTCCTCATACCAACTATCGTCCTTTACGGGCAAAAGCTGGAAAAAATGTAACCCAGATGCACTATGCAAAAAAGGGAATCATTACTCCAGAAATGGAATATATTGCGATTCGTGAAAATATGAGTGCTGAGTTTGTTCGGGACGAAGTAGCAGCAGGGCGTGCTATTATTCCAGCCAACATTAACCATCCTGAATCAGAGCCGATGATTATCGGAAAAAACTTTCACGTTAAAATTAATGCCAATATCGGAAACTCCGCTGTTTCCTCTTCGATCGAAGAAGAAGTAGAAAAAATGACCTGGGCAACTCGCTGGGGTGCAGATACCCTTATGGACTTGTCCACTGGCAAAAACATTCATACTACCCGTGAGTGGGTAATTCGCAATTCTCCTGTTCCAGTGGGCACCGTTCCCATTTATCAAGCGTTGGAAAAAGTAAATGGAAAAGCGGAAGATCTCACTTGGGAAATTTATCGAGACACCTTAATCGAACAAGCGGAGCAAGGAGTAGATTACTTCACCATTCATTCAGGTGTCCTACTTCGCTATATTCCGCTTACAGCAAAACGAGTGACCGGGATCGTTTCTCGTGGTGGTTCGATTCTAGCAGCATGGTGTCTCGCCCATCATCAAGAGAACTTCTTATATACTCATTTTCGTGAGATTTGCGAGATTTTGAAAACCTATGATATCTCCGTCTCGTTAGGAGATGGATTACGTCCAGGCTCTATCGCAGATGCCAATGATGAAGCACAATTTGCAGAGCTAGAAACACTGGGCGAACTCACGAAAATCGCTTGGGAATATGATGTACAAGTAATGATTGAAGGACCTGGTCATGTGCCCATGCACAAGATTAAAGAAAACGTGGATATTCAACAACAGATTTGTCAGGAAGCCCCATTTTATACCCTTGGTCCACTCACGACTGACATCGCTCCAGGCTATGATCATATCACTTCGGCAATTGGAGCTGCGATGATCGGTTGGTTTGGAACAGCAATGCTATGTTACGTGACACCAAAAGAACATCTGGGACTACCTAATAAAAATGATGTCAAAGACGGCGTAATCGCCTATAAAATTGCTGCTCATGCAGCTGATCTGGCCAAAGGTCATCCAGGTGCTCAAAAACGGGATGATGCACTGTCAAAAGCACGCTTTGAATTCCGTTGGATCGATCAATTTAACCTCTCACTTGATCCTGAGCGTGCACGTGAATTCCATGATGAAACACTACCTGCTGAGCCAGCTAAAACAGCACACTTCTGCTCCATGTGTGGTCCTAAATTCTGTAGTATGCGTATCACCCATGATATTCGTGAATATGCTGAAAAAAATGGGATGAGCTTAGAAGATGCCACTCAAGAAGGTATGAAAGAAAAAGCGGAAGAGTTCAAAGAGACAGGAGCCCAAATTTATAAGTAA
- a CDS encoding bifunctional helix-turn-helix transcriptional regulator/GNAT family N-acetyltransferase, which yields MTNDISSYGLEFRQFNRFYTKVLGFLHEHIYDSPFSLTEIRVIFELYHTNNCTAKVLQENLNLDRGYMSRILKRFEKEGMISKQKCNDDGRNHLISLTTFGHTIYKKLEEKANQQVDYILNDLEIEGREKLVNSMKTIENILSHHLHPKEPVVSIRDYYLSEDVQTMIERQRVFYAESHEWDETFSEYLEETFDSDIEKIWIAESGGKFVGCVGLVKYDEKTVQLRWFLVEGSFRQKGVGTQLLQTLVDYCREQEYERVFLWTASNMLTARPLYQKFGFEISHVKEARLLWGQNLVEERWDLEL from the coding sequence ATGACAAATGACATATCATCTTACGGTTTAGAATTCAGACAGTTTAATCGTTTTTATACAAAAGTCCTTGGTTTTTTGCACGAACATATCTATGACAGCCCTTTTTCATTAACAGAAATACGAGTTATATTTGAGCTTTATCATACAAATAACTGTACCGCTAAGGTGTTACAAGAAAATCTGAACTTAGATCGTGGATATATGAGTAGAATTTTAAAACGTTTTGAAAAAGAAGGAATGATCTCGAAGCAAAAGTGTAACGATGATGGCCGTAATCATTTGATTTCTCTAACTACTTTTGGTCATACAATTTATAAAAAGTTAGAAGAAAAAGCAAATCAACAAGTAGACTACATCTTGAATGATTTGGAGATAGAAGGACGAGAAAAGCTCGTAAATTCAATGAAAACCATTGAGAATATCTTATCTCATCATCTCCATCCGAAAGAACCAGTGGTGTCTATCAGAGATTATTATTTATCCGAAGATGTACAGACCATGATCGAAAGGCAACGAGTGTTCTATGCAGAATCTCATGAATGGGATGAAACATTTTCAGAGTATCTTGAAGAGACATTTGATTCGGATATTGAAAAGATTTGGATTGCCGAGAGTGGAGGAAAGTTTGTAGGTTGTGTAGGACTAGTGAAGTATGACGAAAAAACAGTACAGCTAAGGTGGTTTTTGGTAGAGGGATCTTTTCGTCAAAAAGGGGTTGGCACTCAACTACTACAAACCCTCGTTGATTATTGTAGAGAGCAGGAATATGAACGAGTTTTTCTATGGACAGCAAGCAATATGTTAACAGCTCGACCACTGTATCAAAAATTTGGATTTGAAATCTCACATGTCAAAGAAGCGAGATTACTGTGGGGGCAAAATCTGGTAGAAGAACGATGGGATTTAGAATTATAA
- a CDS encoding MFS transporter, translating to MNRKLHYAWIVLLLTFFALLAVQGVRLSFGAFIEPWEKDFSMDRGTISLISTLSFLVYGISQPVIGRLVDRFGTRTIISYSTLLVGISILFTYFVTSPWQLFILYGVVASIGVGGASNVAATVVVTNWFNEKRGLAFGMIEAGFGAGQMLLVPGSLLLIHWFDWKVTVVILGIFLMLFVFPIVLWFLRNHPSEKNLQPIGGDGKEEAKSEEDQKNGSYANSRAFRTRKFWFLIFPFFICGFTTTGLMDTHLIPYSHQHGFSTGVTSAAISLLAGFNIVGILVSGIIADRWSNRKMLFLLYATRALAFVILIYSHQPYLLLVFSILFGLVDFATVAPTQMLATQYFQKYSIGFIIGWLFLSHQIGSALGAYLPGLIHHKTGSYDLSFYFSIVALVVAAILNLLLPEPNTTKKQSANPSGIAE from the coding sequence ATGAATAGAAAACTACACTATGCTTGGATTGTTTTACTACTAACCTTTTTCGCTTTATTAGCTGTACAAGGAGTTCGTCTCTCCTTTGGAGCGTTTATTGAACCATGGGAGAAAGACTTTTCAATGGACAGGGGGACTATCTCTCTTATTTCTACTTTAAGCTTCCTTGTCTATGGTATTTCTCAACCAGTAATCGGCAGGTTGGTAGATCGTTTCGGGACACGGACTATTATATCGTATAGTACTTTACTCGTTGGAATTAGTATCCTCTTCACTTATTTTGTTACTTCTCCTTGGCAATTGTTTATCCTTTATGGTGTCGTTGCTTCGATTGGCGTGGGAGGAGCATCGAATGTAGCTGCAACCGTTGTCGTAACTAATTGGTTCAATGAAAAACGAGGTCTTGCTTTTGGTATGATCGAGGCAGGGTTTGGTGCTGGGCAAATGCTTCTTGTTCCCGGCTCCCTCCTATTGATTCACTGGTTTGATTGGAAAGTGACAGTGGTTATTTTAGGCATATTTTTAATGCTGTTTGTGTTTCCCATTGTATTATGGTTCCTACGAAATCATCCTTCGGAAAAGAATTTACAACCAATTGGAGGCGATGGTAAGGAAGAAGCAAAAAGCGAAGAAGATCAAAAAAATGGGAGTTATGCAAACTCGAGAGCTTTTCGTACCCGAAAGTTTTGGTTTCTGATTTTCCCGTTTTTTATTTGTGGATTTACGACTACTGGTTTAATGGATACTCATCTTATCCCATATTCCCATCAACACGGATTTTCCACAGGTGTAACTAGTGCCGCTATTAGTTTATTAGCCGGGTTTAATATTGTGGGCATACTAGTCTCCGGTATAATTGCCGATCGTTGGAGTAATAGAAAAATGCTCTTTCTGTTATATGCTACACGTGCACTCGCTTTTGTCATCTTGATATACAGTCATCAACCATATCTATTACTTGTATTTTCAATTTTGTTTGGTTTGGTTGATTTTGCAACGGTAGCACCTACCCAGATGCTGGCCACCCAATATTTTCAAAAGTATTCCATCGGATTCATCATCGGTTGGTTATTCCTCAGTCATCAGATAGGTTCTGCCTTAGGGGCTTATTTGCCAGGTCTGATTCACCATAAAACTGGGAGTTATGATTTGTCTTTTTATTTCTCCATTGTTGCGCTAGTAGTAGCTGCTATCCTCAATCTACTTCTTCCTGAACCGAATACAACCAAGAAGCAATCGGCGAATCCATCCGGAATAGCGGAGTAA
- a CDS encoding transaldolase, giving the protein MENLKVKVYADGAVLTDMLEAYQTGIIKGFTTNPSLMKKAGIPNYENFAKEVLTHITDYPISFEVFSDDFDVMEQEAEKINSWGDNVYIKIPITNSLGESSIPLIKKLSSKGMKLNITAILTLDQVRETVDAFAPGTNNVVSVFAGRIADSGVDPIPTMKEAARICAEKKGTELLWASPRELLNIFQAEECGCAIITCSPDILKKLPNVGKDLEQISLQTVKMFNKDIQALGYSII; this is encoded by the coding sequence TTGGAAAATTTAAAAGTAAAAGTATATGCAGACGGTGCGGTACTCACAGACATGCTGGAAGCTTATCAAACAGGCATCATTAAAGGATTCACCACCAATCCTTCGTTAATGAAAAAAGCAGGGATACCCAACTACGAGAACTTTGCCAAAGAAGTACTCACTCATATTACGGATTACCCAATCTCCTTTGAAGTTTTTTCTGATGACTTTGACGTCATGGAGCAAGAAGCAGAGAAAATCAACAGTTGGGGAGATAATGTCTACATTAAAATTCCGATTACCAACTCCCTAGGAGAATCGTCCATTCCATTAATAAAAAAGCTTTCCAGTAAAGGAATGAAGTTAAACATCACAGCTATCTTGACTTTGGATCAAGTACGAGAAACTGTTGATGCTTTCGCTCCTGGAACAAACAATGTCGTATCTGTGTTCGCTGGCCGAATTGCGGACTCAGGCGTTGATCCAATCCCGACCATGAAGGAAGCCGCACGAATCTGTGCTGAAAAGAAAGGAACGGAACTCCTATGGGCGAGCCCTCGTGAACTATTAAACATATTTCAAGCGGAAGAGTGCGGCTGTGCGATTATCACATGCTCTCCTGATATATTAAAGAAACTCCCAAACGTAGGAAAAGATCTGGAACAAATCTCACTACAAACGGTAAAAATGTTTAATAAAGATATTCAGGCTCTTGGGTATTCGATCATTTAA
- a CDS encoding PTS ascorbate transporter subunit IIC, with product MSFFTGLLELLKDVFSEPALLIGLMAFVGLVSLKQPFHKILTGTLGPILGYIMLSAGASFIVDNLEPLGKMIEKGFNIQGVVPNNEAVVATAQQLLGVETMSILLVGLILNIVIARVTKYKYVFLTGHHSFFMACLLSAVLGASGLSGILLIAIGGFILGAWSAISPAIGQKYTLKVTDGDDVAMGHFGSIGYYLSAWVGKFVGKPEDSTEKIKIPEKWAFLRNTTISTALTMTVIYLIAAIAAGPEFVSTLSDGKSPYLFAVMSALQFAIGVAIVYNGVRMILADLIPAFQGIATKIIPNAVPAVDCAVFFPYAQTAVIIGFICSFVGGIIGMLILGFAGGVLIIPGLVPHFFCGATAGVYGNATGGRKGAIVGSFVNGLALAFLPALLLPVLGELGFSNTTFGDLDFAVLGILLGQAGQVFTTTGIYAIVALLVLVLFIPNFIKTKSVTLNHVEEE from the coding sequence ATGAGCTTTTTCACCGGACTTTTAGAACTTCTTAAGGATGTTTTCTCTGAGCCTGCCTTACTTATCGGTTTAATGGCTTTTGTAGGTCTCGTTTCGTTAAAACAGCCATTTCATAAGATCTTAACGGGTACACTCGGGCCGATCCTTGGGTATATCATGCTGAGCGCAGGTGCTTCCTTCATTGTTGACAACCTTGAACCTCTAGGGAAAATGATTGAAAAAGGATTCAATATACAAGGGGTTGTCCCTAATAATGAAGCGGTTGTAGCAACAGCTCAACAACTCCTCGGCGTTGAGACGATGTCTATTTTGCTAGTAGGTCTTATTTTGAATATCGTGATCGCTCGTGTTACGAAATATAAATATGTATTTTTAACTGGTCATCATAGCTTTTTTATGGCATGTCTATTATCGGCCGTTTTAGGTGCTTCAGGGCTTTCTGGAATATTGTTAATTGCAATCGGTGGATTTATTTTAGGTGCATGGAGTGCGATCTCTCCTGCCATCGGACAAAAATACACGTTAAAAGTAACGGATGGCGATGATGTAGCCATGGGTCACTTTGGGAGTATTGGCTACTATCTGTCTGCCTGGGTTGGCAAGTTTGTCGGCAAGCCTGAGGATAGCACGGAAAAAATCAAAATTCCTGAAAAATGGGCGTTCTTGCGAAACACGACGATCTCCACAGCACTTACGATGACAGTGATCTATTTAATTGCCGCAATTGCAGCGGGACCCGAATTTGTATCTACGCTATCAGACGGAAAATCTCCGTATCTATTTGCCGTAATGAGTGCCTTGCAATTCGCAATCGGTGTGGCAATTGTATACAACGGGGTTCGCATGATTTTGGCTGACTTAATTCCGGCATTTCAAGGGATTGCCACGAAAATCATTCCAAATGCCGTTCCAGCTGTGGATTGTGCTGTTTTCTTCCCATATGCCCAAACAGCCGTAATCATTGGTTTTATATGTAGCTTTGTTGGAGGCATTATCGGTATGCTTATTCTCGGGTTTGCTGGTGGAGTTCTCATTATTCCTGGTCTTGTTCCTCACTTTTTCTGTGGTGCAACTGCAGGGGTCTATGGGAATGCTACTGGAGGACGTAAAGGTGCCATAGTAGGTTCCTTTGTGAATGGCTTAGCGCTTGCGTTCTTGCCAGCCCTTCTGCTTCCTGTGCTGGGAGAACTAGGATTTTCTAATACAACATTTGGGGACCTCGACTTTGCTGTACTTGGGATCTTACTTGGTCAGGCAGGACAAGTGTTTACTACAACAGGTATTTATGCAATTGTCGCTCTACTCGTGCTAGTGCTTTTTATTCCAAACTTTATCAAAACCAAATCAGTCACACTAAATCACGTAGAAGAAGAGTAA
- a CDS encoding PTS sugar transporter subunit IIB: MISIVTVCGNGIGSSLMLKMKIEEICNELGIAAQIETSDFNGAKGKECDLIVTVEELAQQFDQTTQRVGVVRSYINKKKIKADIAELLQEVSNDKK, from the coding sequence ATGATTTCGATCGTAACGGTATGCGGGAATGGCATTGGCAGTAGCCTCATGCTGAAAATGAAGATTGAGGAAATTTGCAACGAACTTGGTATTGCTGCACAGATTGAGACTTCGGACTTTAACGGTGCAAAAGGGAAAGAGTGTGACTTAATCGTTACCGTGGAAGAACTTGCACAACAATTTGATCAGACTACTCAACGTGTAGGTGTTGTTCGCAGTTACATCAATAAGAAGAAAATCAAAGCGGACATAGCAGAGTTATTACAAGAGGTTTCCAACGATAAAAAATAA
- a CDS encoding BglG family transcription antiterminator: MLDQRASTLLHFLITHRTMTIKRLEKELNCSRRQITYDLQKINVWLTDEGLPPIRNERAQGLVVDASIQAFLSEKLPKVDDQTYTASPEERRDLILIKTFMSPEYLSVNHFTSLLKVSRNTTLTTIKQAAELAALRNVKLDYSRTHGYQFIGDELEIRRFMMRCVSKFIRYPEGVRLLQNVYDADYGKDSFQTKYDRIYMLLKKAEQLLSVTYIEEKMKEVASFLVFLTSRIRNDQKVEYPFDMKEVIYKWEEFQSVSCLVSTLGITPDSDEHLYVAMTLLGLQVKDGELPLHEPVNHNTLFALTKAIIQEFEILACVSIPQKEKLANSLYLHIKPAYYRLLFHIPLVNPLLAQIQEEYADLFVLVKRSLKLLEEYVKRPMSDEEAGYITLHFGSFVDPTDIQLSRKNAVIVCPNGIGASNMLKYQIEKLIPEVDISAVLSLSEYDFEKEDEYDLLFSTVSFQTSKPLIIVNPILTALDKARILQEVDFHLLKKTDTKQPSVNQIMEIVKLFTTIHDERGLYETLTDLLTGSTVAHFRRYKPVIRDLLKIEMIQIKDRVENWQEAVRFAAAPMLDIQAINPEYIEAMIENIENLGPYVVIAPHVAIPHARPEQGVKKLSMSLLKLNEPVSFTSGGVSKDAQLIFVLAAVDNESHLKALSQLTELLEEEENIDEMLNITKPEGFLPLIQTYSER, from the coding sequence GTGCTGGATCAGCGGGCATCTACCTTACTACATTTTCTTATTACCCATCGTACGATGACGATAAAGCGCTTGGAAAAAGAACTAAATTGTTCTAGACGCCAAATTACGTATGACTTACAGAAAATCAATGTTTGGCTCACAGACGAAGGGCTTCCCCCTATTCGGAATGAGCGCGCTCAAGGGCTTGTCGTCGATGCTAGTATTCAAGCATTTCTTTCAGAAAAACTTCCGAAGGTAGATGACCAAACATATACTGCGTCACCCGAGGAAAGAAGAGACCTTATCCTGATCAAGACATTTATGAGTCCAGAGTATTTGTCGGTAAACCATTTTACTTCGCTTTTGAAAGTGAGCCGAAATACGACTTTGACAACCATTAAACAGGCAGCTGAGCTCGCTGCATTGCGGAATGTCAAACTAGACTATTCCAGAACTCACGGATATCAGTTTATTGGTGACGAGTTGGAAATTCGTCGCTTCATGATGAGGTGTGTGTCAAAATTCATTCGATATCCTGAAGGCGTTCGACTTTTACAGAATGTATATGATGCTGATTACGGCAAGGACTCTTTTCAGACAAAATATGATCGTATTTACATGCTTTTAAAAAAAGCAGAACAATTGTTATCGGTCACATATATCGAAGAAAAGATGAAAGAAGTTGCTTCCTTTTTAGTCTTCCTTACTTCTAGGATACGTAACGATCAAAAAGTAGAGTATCCTTTTGATATGAAAGAAGTGATTTATAAGTGGGAAGAGTTTCAGAGTGTCTCGTGTCTCGTGTCAACTCTAGGTATTACACCAGACTCAGATGAACATCTTTATGTAGCCATGACACTTCTCGGTCTGCAAGTGAAGGATGGAGAGCTGCCGCTACATGAGCCTGTGAACCATAATACGCTTTTTGCATTAACAAAAGCGATCATTCAGGAATTTGAGATACTTGCCTGTGTCTCCATTCCTCAGAAAGAGAAATTGGCCAACTCGTTATACCTTCATATCAAACCGGCATATTATCGATTGCTTTTCCATATTCCGCTTGTGAATCCTTTGCTTGCTCAGATCCAAGAGGAATATGCAGACTTATTTGTTCTCGTGAAGCGATCTCTCAAACTACTTGAAGAATATGTAAAACGCCCAATGTCAGATGAAGAAGCTGGTTATATTACATTGCATTTCGGATCATTTGTCGATCCAACGGACATACAGCTTTCTCGCAAAAATGCCGTGATCGTCTGTCCAAATGGTATTGGTGCTTCCAATATGCTCAAGTATCAAATAGAGAAGCTTATTCCGGAAGTAGATATATCGGCAGTGCTCTCTCTAAGTGAGTATGACTTTGAGAAAGAAGATGAATATGACCTATTGTTTTCGACCGTTTCCTTTCAAACATCTAAGCCGTTAATCATCGTCAATCCTATTTTAACTGCACTTGATAAAGCCCGAATTCTTCAGGAGGTCGACTTCCATTTACTAAAGAAAACGGATACAAAACAACCAAGTGTTAATCAAATTATGGAGATTGTGAAGCTTTTTACCACCATACATGACGAAAGGGGATTATATGAGACCCTAACGGATTTGCTAACAGGTAGCACCGTTGCTCATTTTAGGAGGTACAAACCAGTGATTCGAGATTTGTTAAAGATCGAAATGATTCAAATAAAAGATAGAGTGGAGAATTGGCAGGAAGCTGTTCGTTTTGCGGCTGCCCCAATGCTGGATATTCAAGCAATTAACCCTGAATATATTGAGGCGATGATTGAAAATATTGAAAATCTTGGTCCTTATGTGGTCATTGCGCCTCATGTTGCGATCCCGCATGCTCGTCCTGAACAGGGTGTCAAAAAATTAAGCATGAGTTTGTTAAAACTGAATGAGCCTGTTTCCTTTACTTCTGGTGGAGTAAGCAAGGATGCTCAGTTAATTTTTGTACTAGCAGCTGTAGACAATGAGTCACATCTAAAGGCTTTAAGTCAACTTACGGAGCTTTTGGAGGAAGAAGAAAACATTGATGAGATGTTAAACATAACAAAGCCAGAGGGCTTTCTACCATTGATTCAAACCTATAGTGAACGATAG